One Leptolyngbya ohadii IS1 genomic window carries:
- a CDS encoding PAS domain-containing protein encodes MPLLTVGLALLLTFLLESLLQPATFPFFYAAVAVSAWSGGIVAGLLATALSAIAINYFFIAPAYSLELASLGNVVQIGSFVLVTLLISSLSSELRTAKQRLERSLKKTQGSEERFRLALSNPSIALFHQDRDLRYQWVHNPQALKLSEEMVGKTDADLFPLAEAELLAQHKQQVMQSGRSARQEVCLTLYGCQQWYDLLTEPLWDGQPDGSQIVGVSCAVFDITERKQAEQQVQTLHRQTQAQAEVLNGILTASVDHIYVFDRLGHYVQVSQGGAAVLGFQPEQILGQSWRELGLPAELMEPVDVQRERVMQTGQPLKGETSFSAPDGTRYYEYIFTPLRTSQQTPSQQTPSQQTIEGVVAVSRDITDRKRIEAALRESQELFQSFMQNSPATAYIKDEAGRYVYVNPLLERSFGRSLDEWLGKTDFDLFPAEAAQQWRDNDLQVLTEGKTLQAIEVAPQNDGNHYYLSFKFPLQNSAGQRLMAGMSIDVTEQNRAEQALRESEHRYAQILNSVQDMVFCKAPGSKVVYANKATCDYYGMTLEELCGVTDVPCNELDFTQQYLQDDQRVFATGESVEVLEEPNRRADGEVYYFHTIKTPIFDTQGNVIELVGVSRDITERKQKEAERTQLLEREQQARAEAELQRSYLYSLLMQAPAHICIHRGADHVFEFANPLYVQLVGGREVMGRPVREVFPDLEGQGFFELLDRVLETGEPFIGKEVAAQFDRQGNGTLEEGFFNFVYQPMRGMDGKPEGIMTFVFEVTDQVVARRQAEILAENLQAQQQALRESEARFRHLADTAPVLVWMSGTDKLCNYFNKPWLDFTGRTMEQELGNGWTEGVHPDDFQHCLEIYTGSFDARQEFKMEYRLRRFDGEYRWVLDHGVPRFTPDGEFLGYIGSCIDIHDRKQAEDQIRRMNEELESRVKQRTEQLQATNKELEAFSYSVSHDLRAPLRHINGFVDLLQKRMGKSTALDETSQRYLKTIADTTKEAGRLVDDLLSFSRMGRTEMRLTTLDLNQLLHEVRRDMQQDLEGRSIDWQIDPLPVVQADPTMMRLVLRNLLENAVKYSRLRRQATIQITSTHTEEETIVCVRDNGVGFDMQYVHKLFGVFQRLHTNEQFEGTGIGLANVQRIIHRHGGKVWAEGELDRGAAFYFSLPNTPHQEATWN; translated from the coding sequence CAGTTGGGTTGGCACTCCTGCTCACATTCTTGCTGGAATCGCTGCTGCAACCCGCTACGTTTCCATTCTTCTATGCAGCTGTCGCCGTTAGTGCCTGGTCAGGCGGGATTGTGGCAGGTCTACTCGCAACCGCACTTTCAGCGATCGCCATCAACTATTTTTTTATCGCTCCAGCCTATTCCCTGGAACTTGCTAGCCTGGGGAATGTGGTGCAAATTGGATCGTTTGTATTGGTTACACTGCTTATTAGTTCTCTGAGTTCGGAGCTACGGACGGCAAAACAGCGGCTTGAACGAAGTCTCAAGAAAACGCAGGGCAGCGAAGAACGATTTCGACTTGCCCTCAGCAACCCGTCGATCGCCCTGTTTCATCAGGATCGAGATCTGCGCTATCAGTGGGTGCATAACCCGCAGGCATTAAAGCTGTCCGAAGAGATGGTGGGTAAAACCGATGCGGATCTATTTCCTCTGGCTGAAGCAGAATTGTTGGCACAGCATAAGCAGCAGGTGATGCAGTCTGGACGATCGGCACGGCAGGAAGTGTGCTTGACGCTCTACGGCTGTCAGCAGTGGTATGACCTGTTGACCGAACCCCTCTGGGACGGACAGCCAGATGGATCGCAAATTGTGGGGGTAAGCTGTGCTGTTTTTGATATCACGGAGCGCAAGCAGGCAGAACAGCAGGTGCAAACTCTGCATCGGCAAACTCAAGCACAGGCAGAGGTCTTGAATGGAATTCTGACTGCTTCGGTGGATCATATCTATGTGTTCGATCGCCTGGGTCACTATGTTCAGGTCAGCCAGGGAGGGGCGGCGGTTCTGGGCTTTCAGCCGGAGCAAATTTTGGGTCAAAGCTGGCGCGAGTTGGGATTGCCTGCCGAACTGATGGAACCCGTTGATGTGCAGCGGGAGCGGGTCATGCAAACCGGACAACCTCTCAAAGGCGAAACCAGCTTTTCTGCCCCCGACGGCACCCGGTATTACGAATATATTTTTACTCCGTTGCGGACTTCGCAGCAAACCCCTTCGCAGCAGACCCCTTCGCAGCAGACCATTGAGGGAGTTGTAGCGGTTTCTCGCGACATCACCGACCGCAAACGGATCGAAGCGGCATTACGGGAAAGCCAGGAACTGTTTCAAAGCTTTATGCAGAACAGTCCTGCAACGGCTTATATCAAAGATGAAGCAGGGCGATATGTCTATGTCAATCCGCTTTTGGAGCGTAGTTTTGGGCGATCGCTTGATGAATGGTTGGGCAAAACCGATTTTGATCTGTTTCCTGCCGAAGCCGCTCAGCAATGGCGCGATAACGATCTGCAAGTCTTGACAGAGGGGAAAACCCTGCAAGCGATCGAGGTGGCTCCCCAAAACGATGGAAACCACTATTATCTGTCGTTCAAATTCCCGCTGCAAAACTCTGCCGGACAACGATTGATGGCGGGAATGTCGATCGACGTAACTGAGCAAAACCGGGCGGAACAGGCACTCCGCGAAAGCGAACACCGCTATGCTCAAATCCTGAATTCTGTGCAGGACATGGTATTTTGCAAAGCTCCCGGTTCAAAGGTCGTTTATGCGAACAAAGCAACCTGCGACTATTACGGCATGACCCTGGAGGAGCTATGCGGCGTTACCGATGTACCGTGCAACGAATTGGATTTTACCCAGCAGTATTTGCAGGATGACCAGAGAGTCTTTGCCACCGGAGAGTCAGTCGAAGTTTTAGAAGAGCCAAACCGACGAGCAGACGGAGAAGTTTATTACTTCCACACAATTAAAACGCCAATCTTTGACACTCAGGGGAATGTGATTGAGCTGGTGGGGGTATCGCGTGACATCACCGAGCGCAAGCAAAAGGAGGCGGAACGAACACAGCTACTAGAACGGGAACAGCAGGCGAGAGCCGAAGCGGAACTTCAGCGAAGCTACCTCTATTCTCTGCTGATGCAGGCTCCTGCCCATATTTGTATTCATCGCGGAGCCGATCACGTTTTTGAATTTGCGAATCCGCTCTATGTGCAGCTCGTGGGTGGGCGAGAGGTGATGGGTCGTCCGGTGCGCGAAGTGTTTCCTGATCTGGAAGGACAGGGCTTTTTTGAGCTGCTCGATCGCGTCCTGGAAACCGGAGAGCCGTTTATCGGCAAAGAAGTGGCAGCCCAGTTCGATCGCCAGGGCAACGGCACGCTAGAGGAAGGGTTTTTCAATTTTGTCTATCAGCCGATGCGCGGCATGGACGGCAAACCTGAAGGCATTATGACCTTTGTGTTTGAAGTGACCGATCAGGTGGTGGCACGGCGGCAGGCAGAAATTTTAGCGGAGAATTTGCAGGCGCAGCAGCAGGCGTTGCGGGAGAGTGAAGCCCGCTTCCGTCACCTGGCGGATACTGCCCCGGTGCTGGTCTGGATGTCGGGTACAGATAAGCTCTGCAACTACTTCAACAAGCCCTGGCTCGACTTCACCGGACGCACGATGGAGCAGGAATTGGGGAACGGCTGGACAGAGGGAGTTCATCCCGACGATTTTCAGCATTGCCTGGAAATTTACACGGGTTCATTTGATGCCCGTCAGGAATTTAAGATGGAGTATCGCCTGCGGCGGTTTGATGGCGAATATCGCTGGGTGCTGGATCATGGTGTTCCGCGCTTCACCCCGGACGGCGAGTTTTTGGGCTATATCGGCTCCTGTATTGATATTCACGATCGCAAGCAGGCAGAGGATCAGATCCGCCGGATGAACGAGGAGCTAGAGTCTCGCGTCAAGCAGCGCACTGAGCAGCTCCAGGCGACGAACAAGGAACTGGAAGCCTTTTCCTACTCCGTCTCCCACGATTTACGCGCACCCCTACGGCACATTAATGGCTTTGTGGATCTGCTGCAAAAACGAATGGGCAAATCCACTGCGCTCGACGAAACCAGCCAGCGTTACCTGAAAACGATCGCTGATACGACCAAAGAAGCCGGGCGACTGGTGGATGATTTGCTGTCCTTCTCGCGCATGGGTCGAACCGAAATGCGCCTGACCACCCTCGATCTGAATCAGCTTCTTCACGAAGTGCGGCGAGATATGCAGCAGGATTTGGAGGGCAGAAGCATCGATTGGCAAATCGACCCGCTTCCTGTGGTTCAGGCTGACCCAACCATGATGCGACTGGTATTACGCAACCTGCTGGAAAACGCAGTCAAATATAGCCGTCTTCGCCGTCAGGCAACCATTCAAATCACCAGCACTCACACCGAAGAGGAGACGATCGTTTGTGTGCGGGATAATGGGGTGGGTTTCGATATGCAGTATGTTCATAAACTGTTTGGGGTGTTTCAACGGCTGCATACCAACGAGCAGTTTGAAGGAACGGGCATCGGCTTAGCCAATGTGCAGCGCATTATTCACCGGCATGGGGGTAAGGTCTGGGCAGAAGGAGAACTCGATCGCGGTGCTGCCTTTTATTTCTCCTTACCTAACACCCCACATCAGGAGGCGACATGGAACTAA
- a CDS encoding hybrid sensor histidine kinase/response regulator: MTLLRFLLLEDSAIDADLIQAVLLEGEPDYELVQVQTRQDFIAAIAQHHFDLILADYSLPSFDGFSALQIAREHCPDVPFLFVSGTLGEEVAVEMLKSGATDYVLKQRLERLVPSVQRALKEAEERKARKHAEARLVNYADRLQMLAETSRIFAEAILDFQTLLDTVCRTIGDLIGEICILKLVSDDGQWLQIRAIHHPTLEAIALLQHLGNAVPQRVSEGLSAQVLQTQQSLRFPATTAAELRASVIGDSPYLEQFAVSSLMIAPLQVRGRSIGSLILLRETSDQPYTQDDQIFLQDLADRAALAIDNAHLYQKSQEANRIKDEFLAMLSHELRSPLNAIIGWLSLLRSRQFDAATTTRALETVERNARAQARLVEDLLDVSRVLQGKLRLTLRPLDLLPVVEAAIDTVRPTAEAKNIQLHVTINAQPEQISGDSERLQQVVWNLLTNAVKFTPAGGRVEVRLEQVDGAVDESCTLASAYSRHVQITITDTGQGIKSEFLPYVFDRFRQADSSITRMHGGLGLGLAIVRHLVDLHGGTVTADSAGEGKGATFMVKLPLLASKRDLQQSKPNSPEIDQAAPFGCPAQLNGLRVLIVDDDQDARILLLSILQECGAEVIAAASASEGLAALTSAVKPVHLLISDIGMPGEDGYTLLKQVRTLKPEQGGTIPAIAVTAYAREEDRQAAFSVGFQDHLAKPINPTQLIQLVANLIRQTQDSTKLNGTATHAMGL, from the coding sequence ATGACTCTACTTCGTTTTCTGTTGCTTGAAGATAGCGCGATCGATGCCGATCTCATCCAGGCAGTGTTGCTGGAGGGCGAGCCGGACTATGAACTGGTACAGGTGCAAACCCGGCAGGATTTTATTGCGGCGATCGCCCAGCATCATTTCGATCTCATCCTGGCAGACTATTCGTTGCCGTCCTTTGATGGATTTTCGGCGCTGCAAATTGCCCGTGAGCATTGTCCCGATGTGCCGTTTCTCTTTGTTTCGGGGACATTGGGCGAAGAAGTCGCCGTGGAAATGCTCAAAAGCGGCGCAACCGACTATGTGCTGAAACAGCGGCTAGAACGGCTGGTACCCTCGGTTCAGCGTGCCCTCAAGGAAGCAGAAGAACGAAAAGCTCGCAAACACGCCGAAGCGCGGCTAGTGAACTATGCGGATCGCCTGCAAATGCTGGCAGAAACCTCTCGCATCTTTGCAGAAGCCATTCTGGATTTTCAAACTCTGCTGGATACGGTCTGCCGCACGATCGGGGACTTGATTGGGGAAATCTGTATTCTGAAATTAGTCTCCGATGACGGACAGTGGCTCCAGATTCGCGCGATTCATCATCCCACGCTGGAAGCGATCGCTCTGTTGCAGCACTTGGGCAATGCGGTTCCCCAGCGCGTTAGTGAGGGGTTATCTGCTCAGGTTTTACAAACCCAGCAATCCCTGCGCTTTCCGGCGACAACTGCGGCAGAGCTACGCGCTTCTGTCATAGGAGATTCTCCCTATCTAGAGCAATTTGCCGTAAGCAGCCTGATGATTGCTCCGCTCCAGGTGCGTGGGCGCAGTATTGGCAGTCTGATTTTGCTTCGAGAGACCTCCGATCAGCCCTATACCCAAGACGATCAAATCTTCCTGCAAGACCTAGCCGATCGGGCAGCCCTGGCGATCGATAATGCCCACCTTTACCAGAAATCCCAGGAAGCCAACCGCATCAAAGATGAATTTCTGGCGATGTTGTCTCACGAACTGCGATCGCCCCTGAACGCGATTATTGGCTGGCTTAGCCTTCTCCGCAGCCGCCAGTTTGATGCCGCCACGACGACTCGCGCCCTAGAAACGGTGGAACGCAACGCCAGGGCACAAGCCAGACTGGTTGAAGATTTGCTGGATGTGTCTAGAGTACTGCAAGGCAAACTCCGTCTCACCCTCCGTCCGCTGGATCTGCTGCCCGTGGTTGAAGCCGCGATCGATACCGTGCGCCCCACGGCGGAAGCAAAAAATATCCAGCTCCACGTCACTATAAACGCTCAGCCTGAGCAGATTTCGGGGGACTCAGAACGATTGCAGCAGGTCGTCTGGAATCTGCTCACCAATGCCGTAAAATTTACTCCGGCGGGCGGGCGGGTCGAGGTGCGACTAGAGCAGGTTGATGGTGCAGTCGATGAGTCGTGCACCCTTGCATCTGCCTATTCCCGTCACGTTCAAATTACCATCACGGATACCGGACAGGGCATCAAATCCGAATTTCTGCCCTATGTGTTCGATCGCTTCCGGCAGGCAGACAGTTCGATTACCCGGATGCATGGGGGGTTGGGGTTGGGCTTGGCGATCGTGCGGCATCTGGTGGATTTACACGGTGGCACTGTGACCGCCGATAGCGCAGGCGAAGGAAAGGGAGCGACCTTCATGGTAAAACTACCGCTGCTTGCTTCAAAGCGAGACTTGCAGCAGAGCAAACCCAATTCTCCTGAAATCGATCAGGCTGCCCCGTTTGGCTGTCCTGCTCAGTTGAATGGACTACGGGTTTTGATCGTGGATGATGATCAAGATGCTCGTATTCTGCTGCTCTCCATCCTGCAAGAGTGTGGAGCCGAAGTAATTGCCGCTGCATCGGCGAGCGAAGGACTGGCAGCCTTAACCAGCGCAGTCAAGCCCGTCCACTTACTGATTAGCGATATTGGAATGCCGGGGGAAGATGGCTATACGCTCTTAAAGCAAGTGCGGACGCTGAAGCCTGAGCAGGGTGGAACCATTCCAGCGATCGCAGTCACTGCTTACGCCAGAGAGGAAGACCGCCAAGCCGCTTTTTCAGTCGGGTTTCAAGATCACCTTGCTAAACCGATTAACCCAACCCAGCTAATTCAGCTCGTTGCCAACCTGATCAGGCAAACACAGGATTCAACCAAACTGAATGGAACGGCGACTCACGCTATGGGTCTTTAA
- a CDS encoding CHASE2 domain-containing protein: protein MSRLVVLKISAGNFEQGFPVTLQIGEESTDAIGQLIYLPFAERNGKFPANPDLQMLYQQWQASYRQIGTVLRLNAPKQQKTNISVTQDCQQAAEAFLAAFNQWLRSEEMRSIREKWLEQLQLQDQIRIILQTEDDVLQHFPWHQWELIERYPHAELALSAPSFERIARPLALDQPTPGKVKVLAILGNSEGINVQADRALLEQLPDTEICFLVEPDRQTLNEWLWHHGWDILFFAGHSSSDTAQGAGEIQLNSTDRLTVPQLKYALKNSVQQGLQLAIFNSCDGLGLARDLAELHIPQVVVMREPIPDPVAQNFLRHFLTDFAQGNSFYLAVRSARETLQGLEDQFPCATWLPMICQNPTACPPTWQHLTGRSAATPLLESEPASPAVQPNFSPREFWQRSLQPRVGAMVRAGLVSLCVAAGVMGLRSIGQLQSAELFAFDQFLRLRPVEPLDSRLLIVTIDDAERQQYGADLPELGRISLSDRYLGELLQNLTAAQPRLIGVDLYRDYPVNGRENDLVNQFRQNNQIIGVCKARFAEGDSIAPPPDMPIDRVGFSDFVHDADGVLRRHLLSMTPELIDPGIPCTPPYAFSLQLASRYLEAEQVGSNLSLNAPLQSGNPAIRLLQPASGGYWNADTLGAQILLNYRMGELAPKVSLTQVLSGQVNPEAIKDRIVLIGVTASETDDFWQTPIDPQMPGVLVQAHMVSQLLSAVQEGRSLLWVWSEEIEWLWIAAWAIGGGIIAISIKSPLRLAGAIVGVGGILVILCWGTMLQAGWIPLIPAGMAFVVSSGTVAVWQRSTRALMREHLR, encoded by the coding sequence GTGAGTAGGCTGGTTGTTCTAAAAATTAGCGCAGGCAATTTTGAGCAGGGATTTCCAGTAACGCTGCAAATTGGCGAAGAAAGTACGGATGCGATCGGGCAACTTATTTACCTGCCGTTTGCCGAGAGGAATGGGAAATTTCCTGCCAATCCTGACTTGCAGATGCTTTATCAGCAGTGGCAGGCAAGCTATCGACAGATTGGCACCGTTCTACGCCTGAATGCGCCCAAACAGCAAAAGACCAATATTTCTGTGACGCAGGACTGTCAGCAGGCGGCAGAAGCGTTTTTGGCTGCGTTCAATCAATGGCTGCGATCGGAGGAAATGCGATCGATTCGGGAGAAATGGCTGGAGCAGTTGCAGCTTCAGGATCAAATCCGGATCATTCTGCAAACCGAAGATGATGTGCTTCAGCATTTTCCCTGGCACCAGTGGGAGCTGATTGAGCGATATCCCCACGCCGAGCTTGCCCTCAGTGCCCCCAGCTTCGAGCGGATTGCACGCCCATTGGCGTTAGACCAACCCACGCCGGGCAAAGTAAAAGTTCTGGCAATTTTGGGAAACAGTGAAGGGATCAATGTCCAGGCGGATCGCGCCCTGCTCGAACAGCTTCCCGATACGGAAATTTGCTTTCTGGTAGAACCCGATCGACAAACGCTAAACGAATGGCTGTGGCATCACGGCTGGGATATTTTGTTCTTTGCAGGACATAGCAGCAGCGATACCGCACAGGGAGCCGGAGAAATACAGCTGAACTCAACCGATCGTCTGACTGTTCCCCAGCTCAAATATGCGCTAAAAAATTCCGTACAGCAGGGATTGCAGCTAGCCATTTTTAACTCCTGCGATGGTTTGGGGCTGGCTCGCGATCTGGCAGAACTGCACATTCCGCAGGTTGTAGTAATGCGTGAACCCATTCCCGATCCGGTCGCGCAGAATTTTTTGCGGCATTTCCTGACGGATTTCGCCCAGGGCAATTCCTTCTACCTGGCAGTGCGATCGGCAAGGGAAACGCTACAAGGACTGGAAGATCAGTTCCCCTGTGCTACCTGGCTGCCCATGATTTGTCAGAACCCTACGGCATGTCCTCCCACCTGGCAGCATTTAACCGGACGATCTGCGGCGACACCTCTGCTGGAGTCCGAACCTGCATCACCTGCTGTCCAGCCAAATTTTAGCCCTAGAGAATTTTGGCAGCGATCGCTTCAGCCCAGGGTGGGGGCAATGGTGCGGGCAGGTCTTGTGAGCCTCTGCGTTGCGGCAGGTGTAATGGGTCTGCGATCGATCGGGCAACTGCAATCGGCGGAGCTGTTTGCCTTCGATCAGTTCCTGCGGCTGCGTCCGGTTGAACCCTTAGACAGTCGGCTGCTGATTGTGACGATCGATGATGCCGAGCGACAGCAGTATGGCGCAGACCTACCGGAACTGGGCAGAATTTCTCTCTCCGATCGCTATCTGGGCGAACTCCTGCAAAACCTGACAGCGGCTCAGCCGCGACTCATTGGGGTAGATCTCTATCGGGATTATCCGGTGAACGGTCGCGAGAATGATTTAGTGAATCAGTTCCGACAAAATAATCAAATTATTGGCGTTTGCAAAGCGCGATTTGCCGAAGGAGACAGTATTGCCCCGCCGCCCGATATGCCGATCGATCGCGTCGGGTTCAGCGATTTTGTGCATGATGCGGATGGAGTGCTGCGCCGTCACCTGCTTTCGATGACGCCAGAGTTAATCGATCCGGGAATTCCCTGCACCCCACCCTATGCCTTTAGTCTACAGCTTGCCTCGCGCTATCTTGAGGCTGAACAGGTCGGATCGAATCTCAGTTTGAATGCGCCGTTACAGTCTGGCAATCCTGCAATTCGGCTGCTCCAGCCTGCCAGCGGCGGTTACTGGAATGCAGATACTCTGGGAGCGCAGATTTTGCTGAACTATCGGATGGGAGAACTGGCTCCTAAAGTGTCGCTGACGCAGGTGCTATCGGGGCAGGTAAACCCGGAAGCGATCAAAGATCGCATTGTTCTAATTGGGGTAACGGCAAGCGAAACGGACGATTTCTGGCAAACGCCGATCGATCCCCAGATGCCGGGAGTGTTGGTTCAGGCACACATGGTCAGTCAGCTTCTCAGCGCTGTACAGGAGGGTCGTTCCTTGCTTTGGGTCTGGTCGGAGGAAATAGAGTGGCTTTGGATTGCAGCCTGGGCGATCGGGGGCGGCATCATTGCCATTTCGATCAAGTCTCCCCTGCGTTTGGCGGGCGCGATCGTCGGGGTGGGTGGAATTCTGGTCATCCTGTGTTGGGGGACAATGCTTCAGGCAGGTTGGATTCCCCTGATTCCTGCCGGGATGGCGTTTGTCGTGAGCAGCGGCACGGTTGCAGTTTGGCAACGGTCAACCAGGGCATTGATGCGAGAGCATTTGCGGTGA
- a CDS encoding DUF928 domain-containing protein: MKRSVKPAVVLFLTAFSLAVFPLAATGLSQNSPPPNAPRTNAPRTNAPQLSSSRQSAIRFVPGANRSAPRTGRSRGGASRGNCPETSQTLMALVPAGNANQQAVPPDLTVSDRPTFWFYVPYSLSAERPAEFALLDEMGEYVYQTRITSETASGGILRIQIPEDIPALEAGKTYSWTFQVLCEGSNPIDLWGSLERIALNSNQQTRLQQLSTPADRAAFYAENGIWYDALGIVADLYHADRTDPVRAANWESLLRSVGLASVAAERLLNSYPRL, from the coding sequence ATGAAAAGAAGCGTTAAACCTGCTGTTGTACTATTCCTCACTGCATTTTCCCTGGCGGTATTTCCCCTGGCTGCCACCGGATTATCCCAGAATAGCCCCCCGCCGAATGCCCCCCGGACGAATGCCCCCCGGACGAATGCCCCACAATTGTCGAGTTCTCGGCAGAGTGCTATTCGCTTTGTGCCTGGTGCCAATCGAAGTGCACCCCGAACAGGTCGATCGCGTGGGGGGGCAAGTCGGGGTAATTGTCCAGAAACATCGCAGACGCTAATGGCATTGGTTCCCGCTGGAAATGCCAATCAGCAGGCGGTGCCGCCAGACCTGACCGTGTCCGATCGCCCAACCTTCTGGTTTTATGTGCCCTACTCCCTTTCCGCAGAGCGCCCGGCAGAATTTGCGCTGCTTGATGAGATGGGCGAATATGTCTACCAAACCCGAATTACTAGTGAAACAGCTTCCGGTGGAATTCTTCGTATTCAGATTCCGGAAGACATCCCTGCACTGGAGGCAGGCAAAACTTATAGCTGGACGTTTCAAGTGCTTTGTGAGGGCAGCAATCCGATCGACCTTTGGGGCAGCCTGGAGCGCATTGCGCTGAACTCTAACCAACAGACCCGGCTTCAGCAGCTATCAACCCCGGCGGATCGGGCGGCTTTCTATGCCGAAAACGGCATCTGGTACGATGCACTCGGAATTGTGGCAGACCTGTATCATGCCGATCGCACCGATCCAGTCAGGGCAGCAAATTGGGAAAGCCTGCTTCGATCGGTAGGCTTAGCATCTGTGGCTGCTGAACGGCTGCTGAACTCATATCCTCGTCTGTAG
- a CDS encoding calcium-binding protein: protein MASYPTYLNDTIFGTSADDTINALSGDDWVYGDYGNDSLYGGQGNDALIGSWGNDYVNGGEGDDIIGFESYHDEIGDDYLDGGNGNDQIYAGTGNDVLIGGLGNDYLRGDAGNDYLSGGDGFDVLDGGTGDDTLYGWTGNDYLNGGDGNDQLYGDYGSDNLIGGFGNDTLVGGNEVDYLNGYGTTVNTVSQFDTLTGGAGGDHFILGGSWGVSYVEPGDGYAVIQDWNQVEDWIQVKGTKSEYVLEYKSVAGIGSGATDTEIYYMWNGTKERIGIVQDTTNVNLNVDFKFV from the coding sequence ATGGCAAGCTATCCCACCTACTTAAACGACACCATCTTCGGAACTTCGGCAGACGATACGATTAATGCTTTATCAGGTGATGATTGGGTTTACGGTGACTACGGCAACGATTCTCTCTATGGAGGTCAAGGAAATGATGCTTTGATTGGCAGCTGGGGGAATGACTATGTGAACGGTGGAGAAGGTGACGATATTATCGGATTTGAAAGCTACCACGATGAAATTGGCGATGACTACCTGGATGGTGGCAATGGTAATGATCAGATTTATGCAGGTACGGGTAATGATGTCTTAATCGGCGGATTGGGTAATGATTATCTGCGAGGAGATGCAGGCAACGACTACCTGAGCGGCGGAGATGGATTTGATGTTTTGGATGGCGGGACAGGAGATGATACGCTGTACGGCTGGACGGGCAACGATTACCTGAACGGCGGAGATGGAAACGATCAGCTCTACGGAGATTACGGTAGCGATAATTTAATTGGTGGATTTGGCAACGATACGCTGGTAGGCGGCAACGAGGTAGATTACCTGAACGGCTACGGTACTACCGTTAATACGGTTTCTCAGTTTGATACCCTCACAGGAGGAGCAGGCGGCGATCACTTCATTCTGGGCGGTAGTTGGGGCGTCTCCTATGTTGAACCGGGCGACGGATATGCCGTTATTCAGGACTGGAATCAGGTTGAGGACTGGATTCAGGTAAAAGGTACGAAGAGCGAGTACGTGCTGGAATACAAGAGCGTCGCTGGCATCGGCTCCGGGGCTACAGATACCGAAATTTACTATATGTGGAATGGCACCAAGGAGAGAATCGGTATTGTGCAGGATACAACGAATGTCAACCTCAATGTAGACTTCAAGTTCGTCTAA
- a CDS encoding response regulator, translated as MELKRILLVEDSARDIELILAALAENCLANEVVVTRDGEEALDYLYRRGIYRLRREGHPGVVLLDLKLPKVDGLEVLAKLKSDPELKAVPVVILTSSREEKDLVNSYNLNTNAYVVKPVDFHEFVEAIKELGLFWAVVNQPPPGALPPARPVPHD; from the coding sequence ATGGAACTAAAGCGGATTTTGCTGGTGGAAGATAGTGCCAGAGACATTGAGTTAATCCTGGCGGCTCTGGCAGAGAACTGTTTAGCGAATGAAGTGGTGGTGACGCGAGACGGGGAAGAAGCCCTGGATTATCTTTATCGGCGTGGAATTTACCGACTGCGGCGTGAGGGGCATCCGGGGGTTGTGCTGCTGGATTTGAAGCTGCCTAAAGTCGATGGGCTGGAAGTACTGGCAAAACTCAAGTCCGACCCGGAACTGAAAGCAGTACCCGTTGTCATTTTGACTTCTTCCCGCGAAGAAAAAGATTTAGTCAACAGCTACAACCTGAACACCAATGCCTATGTGGTCAAACCCGTCGATTTTCATGAGTTTGTTGAAGCGATTAAGGAGCTAGGGCTGTTTTGGGCAGTTGTCAACCAACCCCCTCCTGGTGCGCTTCCCCCGGCTCGCCCTGTCCCCCACGATTAA